The DNA segment GCATGCGGGCAACAGGAAGTTTTGGAAGGGCTGCTTCAGGTTTGATTACGTTGATTTCATTTACAACGCAGCGGAAGCGGTTGCCCATGTCAACGACTGCAGCAACAAGACCGTCGCCTTCAAGTGTGTTGAATACAAGACGTGCAGGAGGTTCCTTGTCTCCGATTCCAAGATGATGAACTTCAATCTTTGGTTTTCCGGTTGCAATCTCAGGATCAACTTCAAGCATGTGAGAACCCATGTTTGCTTCTTTACCTGGAACAAGATTGTAAGTGTAGTCTTCCATGAAGGCATTTCCTTTTTTACCGGCAACTACCTGACCTGCTGTCATTGCCTTAAAGGTACGTACGAGACATGAAGTTTTCCAGTCTCCTTCTGCACCGAATCCGTATCCGTCTGCAAGAAGTCTCTGAATTGCAAGACCAGGAAGCTGTTTCATTCCGTGAAGATCCTGGAAGTTTGTACAGAGGGCCTTACCGTTGTTATCCTTAAGGAAGCGGCGGAGTGCGATTTCAATCTTTGCCTGTTCTTTAATCTGACCATTGATGAAATCCTTGTCGAAACCGTTGTCAGTGTTGTAGTTGATTTCGTATTTCTGATTGTATTCGTCAAAGAGGGCGTTTACATCTGCTTCAGAAACTTCGTTCATGTATGCAACAAGGTCACCGATTCCATAGTAAGGAACGCTCCAGCCGAACTTAATCATTGCTTCTACTTTATCGCCGTCAGTAACTGCAACTTCCCTCATGTTGTCACCAAAGCGGAGGCAGCGGAGAGTTTTTCCGTCAGCAACTGCACGGGCAACCCTCATCCAGTCTGCAATGCGCTTCTGAGTATTTTCATGACTCCAGTGACCTACGATAACCTTGCGAGGCATATCCATGCGGCTTGTAATGAATCCGAATTCCCGGTCTCCATGAGCACTCTGGTTTAAGTTCATGAAGTCCATATCCATTGTTGAATAAGGAATTTCTACGTTGAACTGTGTATTAAGCTGAAGGAGAGGCTTTTTATATGCGTTAAGGCCTGCAATCCACATTTTTGCAGGGCTGAAAGTGTGCATCCAGCAGATTATACCGGCACATTTGTCATCAGCGTTTGCCTGTTCAAGAGTCTGATGAATTGCTTCCGGTGTAAGAAGGGTTGGCTTCCACACAAGACTGCATGGCAGGGAGCCTGAGGCGTTGAGTTTTTCTACGATTTCTTTAGAGTCCTTTGCAACCTGTGCAAGAGTTTCTTCTCCATAAAGATCCTGACTTCCGGTTACAAACCAGAATTCAAAATTTTCTAATTCCATAATATCCTCCGAAAAAATATGAAAACCTTTTCAATAAATAACAGTATAATTTGCCGGGAACTTTTGAACAAGTCTTTTTTTAAGTGGAGAGTGCCTGATTTTCAGAAAGAAATCTCATTTACAGACAGAAGCCCATTCTTTACAGATTTCTGCAGCCCTGTCACAGTCCATGTTTTCTGAAGCTTCCTTCAGGTTTTCGTACAGACGGTTTTCTTCTTCTTCAAGAGCCCAGCCGCTCATTTCTTTGACTGCAGTCTCGATTGTATCTATGTCAAGATTTTCTGCCGCTGATATTATGGAGTCAAAGGCATTCTTTTTTTCTTCCGGAGAAACTGCAGTTTTCTGAACTTCTTCTTCCTGCTGTCCGCAGTAATCTTTTAAGAGTTCCGTGTAGGAATGGTATTTGTCAAATACTTCCGGGGTCTTTGCCAGAATGAAAGGAATGTCCATTTCCTTACCGTAACGTTCAAGGTCTGCCGCCATTTCTGAAAGCTCATTTGCCCCGATTTGTTTTGCAGAACTTTTAAGGGCGTGAACTTCAATCGTGTATGACTTATAGTCTTTTTCTTTTATGAAGTTTTCAATCAGGCTGCATTTTTTCTGAATGGTCCTGTAAAATTCATTGAGGATTTTATTAAACAGTTCAAGGCTTCCAAGCCTGTCGACGGCCTGTTCTACATCAAGATCTGCAATTTCAGGATAGTCAACTCTTTCAAGATACTGGAGATCATTTTCGGTTTTTACAATTTTTTCTTTAGGAAGCCACTGTTTTACCTTTGCAATAAATATTTTTACTTCAATCGGTTTTGCAACAAAATCATTCATTCCCTCTTTCAGGAACATTGTCTTGATGTTGCCTATTGCGTTTGCAGTAAGGGCAATAATAGGAATATTGTTGTATTCAGGAAAATTATTTCTGATCGTGTGGGTACATTCAATTCCATCCATTTCCGGCATCATGTGATCCATAAAGATGATGTCGTATTTTTTTGTCCGTATTTTTTCAAGGGCAAGCTTTCCGCTGGTTGCAGTTTCTACATGCATTTTAAGCGGTTCAAGAAGTCCTTCTGCAACGGTAAGGTTTATAGGATTGTCGTCTACAAGAAGGATGTTTGCCTGTGGGGCCGTAAACGCAAAGCCTGTTTGAGTTCCCTGAAGTTCCGGCTCAGTACCATAGCGCTCCTGATTCAGAATTGTAGCAAGATTCAGCACAGACCAGGGTTTCTTTATGATGAGGAGATTCTGAAGTTTAAGTTTTCTGTTTTCGTTTATGTCAGAAAAGAATCCTGAAATAAGAATTCCCTGTATGTCTGGACAGGCCTGAAGGGTTTCGATAAATGCCTTGCAGAGAAAAAACTCTTCTATAAAAATATAGATTTTTTTATTTCCTGCCTGTTTTTTTAGTGAACGGATCCGCTGCTTGAAATTTTCTGTGTCGGGAAGAAACACGCTGAATATTTTAGTCCGGCTTATGTCTTTTTTCATCTGCTGAAGAAGGTATTGATTTTTTATTACGGCTATGACGGCAACTTTTTCTGCATTTATGATTATGCTGTCAGATTCGTTTTCAACTTCCTGGGGAATGTTAAAGAAAAATTTTGAGCCTTTATCGTAGACGCTTTTTACAGAAATTTCTCCGCCCATAAGGTTTACAAGTCTTTTGCTGATTGCAAGTCCCAGACCGGTTCCTTCAATATTTCTGTTCCGTTTTGAATCAACCTGCTCAAAGGATTTAAAGAGTTTTCCTAAGTCTTCTTTTTTTATTCCTATACCGGTATCTTCTACGCATACTTTTAAAATAATTGAATCTGAGGTTTCCGGTTCAAAATCTACGCTGAGCCTTATCTGTCCTTTGTGAGTAAATTTTGTCGCATTGTTCAGAAGGTTTATGAGAATCTGGCGTATTCGGTTTGCATCGCCCACAAGCATCGAAGGAAGATCCGGCTTTATGTTCAGTATCAGTTCAATGTCCTTGTCTTGAATTCTGGTCATCATGATGTTTGTTACATCATGAAATAAAGAAACCGGTTCATAACTTTCGGTTATAAGGTCCAGCTTTCCGGATTCAATTTTAGAAAAATCAAGAATGTCGTTTATGAGGGTAAGCAGGCTTCTTCCGGAAGATTTAATCTGGTTGATGTAGTTTCTTGCATCTAGGGGAATGTCTTCCCTCAGAGCCAGTTCTGCCATTCCTATGATTGCATTCATAGGGGTGCGGATTTCGTGACTCATGTTTGCAAGGAAGTTTGATTTTAACTGTGAGGCAAGTTCCAGTTCCTGGTTTGCTTTTGTTGCCGTATATTTTCCGTAGGCAATGTCAGAAATAATATTTGTAAGGGTAAACAGAAAGGAGGCTGCCTTGTCAATCTGCTTCCGTTCTGCAACAGAAACTTCCTTTGAGGCAGCAAGATATTCATCCGGATTAACTCCGATTTCTTCTGCTGTTTTTCTGATTAATTCCTCATCCAGCTCTTTTTCTGTAACCTGTCCGCCTACAAAGCAGCCGATGGGTTCTCCGTTTACAATGATTGGAGCTGAAAATTCCGTAAGTCCCGTGTGGCACTGATAGATGCTGTATTCACCTTCGTAAAGGGCATATTCCGCACCGTATTTAATGCAGTACTGGCACCGTTTGTTTCCTTCTTCAGTATTTCTGGTGAATTTTTTGCAGAAATTGCAGAAGTTATTGTCTTTTGTTATCAGAATTCCTTTCTGATCTGTAATTGCAGCGGCCATTCCCGTCAGGTTTGAAAAAGCATCCTGGATGTTCTGGAGAGTATCTAAATCTATGAGTTCTGTAAGAATAATCTCATTGTGTTCCAAAATACACTCCTTGTAAAATTACAGACCGTAATTACATTCCAAAGTTTACAGCCGTCAGACAAGAATTTTCTTTATTGTTTCTTTAAGTTTTTCAGCGTTTACAGGTTTAAGGATGTATCCTTTCGGTTTGAAACTCAGGACTTCCTTTACTTTTTGAGGATCCCGGTTACCTGTAAGAAATATAACCGGAATGGATTCTGTTTTAGGATCCATTCTTAACCGTTCAAGTACCTGTACACCGTTAAGTTCCGGCATTTCATAATCCAGAAGAATGAGGTCCGTTGTTTTTGTTTCAAGAAATTTAAGGGCGGTTTTACCTCCGACAGAAACAGCAACGTCATAATCATCGTGAAGGGTTTCCTTTATTACTTTAAGAATAAGCGGATCATCATCAACGACCAGTACGTGTTTTTTTTCAGATTCATCAGGGGCTTCAGTTCCTTTTTCGATTATTTTTACAATCTGAAGGAACATTGTCCGCGGGGGAATGTATTTTTCGTCAAAGGCATAGGTCGGAGACTGGGTAATGAAACCTTTATAACGGTTGACACCTTCTTTTGTTCCCAGAATGATTACAGGAATATTTTTTTTGGTGATTACGTTTACAAAAGAATTCAGGTCATGCAGTTCTGTATCTTTTTCAATATTCAGGCAGCAGATTAAAGCTTCAGGTTGAGTAAGACGCAGATGTGCATCCAGATCATCTCCCCGCATTGATGATGTCAGCAACTCAAAAAATTCCCGACCCTGCTTAAAAAAATCATTGATGAGAGGCTTGTTTGTTC comes from the Treponema rectale genome and includes:
- a CDS encoding PocR ligand-binding domain-containing protein, which gives rise to MEHNEIILTELIDLDTLQNIQDAFSNLTGMAAAITDQKGILITKDNNFCNFCKKFTRNTEEGNKRCQYCIKYGAEYALYEGEYSIYQCHTGLTEFSAPIIVNGEPIGCFVGGQVTEKELDEELIRKTAEEIGVNPDEYLAASKEVSVAERKQIDKAASFLFTLTNIISDIAYGKYTATKANQELELASQLKSNFLANMSHEIRTPMNAIIGMAELALREDIPLDARNYINQIKSSGRSLLTLINDILDFSKIESGKLDLITESYEPVSLFHDVTNIMMTRIQDKDIELILNIKPDLPSMLVGDANRIRQILINLLNNATKFTHKGQIRLSVDFEPETSDSIILKVCVEDTGIGIKKEDLGKLFKSFEQVDSKRNRNIEGTGLGLAISKRLVNLMGGEISVKSVYDKGSKFFFNIPQEVENESDSIIINAEKVAVIAVIKNQYLLQQMKKDISRTKIFSVFLPDTENFKQRIRSLKKQAGNKKIYIFIEEFFLCKAFIETLQACPDIQGILISGFFSDINENRKLKLQNLLIIKKPWSVLNLATILNQERYGTEPELQGTQTGFAFTAPQANILLVDDNPINLTVAEGLLEPLKMHVETATSGKLALEKIRTKKYDIIFMDHMMPEMDGIECTHTIRNNFPEYNNIPIIALTANAIGNIKTMFLKEGMNDFVAKPIEVKIFIAKVKQWLPKEKIVKTENDLQYLERVDYPEIADLDVEQAVDRLGSLELFNKILNEFYRTIQKKCSLIENFIKEKDYKSYTIEVHALKSSAKQIGANELSEMAADLERYGKEMDIPFILAKTPEVFDKYHSYTELLKDYCGQQEEEVQKTAVSPEEKKNAFDSIISAAENLDIDTIETAVKEMSGWALEEEENRLYENLKEASENMDCDRAAEICKEWASVCK
- a CDS encoding response regulator, translating into MSFHRILITGTNKPLINDFFKQGREFFELLTSSMRGDDLDAHLRLTQPEALICCLNIEKDTELHDLNSFVNVITKKNIPVIILGTKEGVNRYKGFITQSPTYAFDEKYIPPRTMFLQIVKIIEKGTEAPDESEKKHVLVVDDDPLILKVIKETLHDDYDVAVSVGGKTALKFLETKTTDLILLDYEMPELNGVQVLERLRMDPKTESIPVIFLTGNRDPQKVKEVLSFKPKGYILKPVNAEKLKETIKKILV
- the araA gene encoding L-arabinose isomerase, translating into MELENFEFWFVTGSQDLYGEETLAQVAKDSKEIVEKLNASGSLPCSLVWKPTLLTPEAIHQTLEQANADDKCAGIICWMHTFSPAKMWIAGLNAYKKPLLQLNTQFNVEIPYSTMDMDFMNLNQSAHGDREFGFITSRMDMPRKVIVGHWSHENTQKRIADWMRVARAVADGKTLRCLRFGDNMREVAVTDGDKVEAMIKFGWSVPYYGIGDLVAYMNEVSEADVNALFDEYNQKYEINYNTDNGFDKDFINGQIKEQAKIEIALRRFLKDNNGKALCTNFQDLHGMKQLPGLAIQRLLADGYGFGAEGDWKTSCLVRTFKAMTAGQVVAGKKGNAFMEDYTYNLVPGKEANMGSHMLEVDPEIATGKPKIEVHHLGIGDKEPPARLVFNTLEGDGLVAAVVDMGNRFRCVVNEINVIKPEAALPKLPVARMLWKPYPDLMTSAESWILAGGGHHTAFSNIVTSDMLRDWCEMQGIECLVIDKDTKVAQFRNEMRWNTGYFNR